A genomic region of Pirellulales bacterium contains the following coding sequences:
- a CDS encoding CTP synthase — translation MSKHIFVTGGVVSSLGKGLTSASIGLLLESRGLAVRMQKLDPYINVDPGTMSPYQHGEVYVLDDGSETDLDLGHYERFTHSPLTRDSNYTTGQIYLSVINKERRGEFLGKTVQVIPHITNEIKSVIHKLADDTVDVVITEIGGTVGDIESQPFLEAIRQFSLDVGKENCLYIHLTLVPYLKAASELKTKPTQHSVGLLRQIGIQPDVLVCRSERALSREDREKMALFCNVPIEAVIEERDKDFSIYEVPLSLKENKLDDFICRRLGLSAPPAEIDDWRDLLFRLRNPEHEVSIAVVGKYAEHRDAYKSIYEALDHAGIHHRTQVRIQSIQSELIEHEGPERLLSGFDGVLVPGGFGERGIEGKVEAIRFARERGIPFLGICLGMQCAVIEFGRNVAGLTAAHSTEFNKDTPHPVICLLDEQRTITDKGGTMRLGAQEAHLDPASKSLQCYGSETISERHRHRYEFNNAYRSQFEAHGMLVAATSPDHSLVEIIELPEHPWFVAVQFHPEFKSKPTEPHPLFAGFVGAAVEKHATGQWTTTG, via the coding sequence ATGAGTAAGCACATTTTTGTGACCGGCGGGGTCGTTAGTTCGCTCGGCAAGGGCTTAACCAGCGCCAGCATCGGGCTGCTCTTAGAAAGCCGTGGCCTGGCCGTGCGGATGCAAAAGCTCGATCCGTACATCAACGTCGATCCCGGCACCATGAGCCCCTACCAGCACGGCGAAGTCTACGTGCTGGATGACGGCAGCGAAACCGACCTCGATTTGGGCCATTACGAGCGTTTTACGCACAGCCCGCTCACGCGCGATTCGAATTACACAACCGGCCAAATTTACCTGAGCGTCATCAACAAGGAGCGGCGCGGGGAGTTTTTGGGCAAAACCGTCCAGGTCATTCCGCACATCACCAACGAAATTAAAAGCGTGATTCACAAACTGGCCGACGACACGGTCGACGTGGTCATTACCGAAATCGGCGGCACGGTGGGCGATATCGAAAGCCAGCCGTTTTTGGAGGCCATTCGCCAATTTTCGCTCGATGTGGGCAAGGAAAACTGCCTCTACATTCACCTCACGCTGGTTCCCTATTTGAAGGCGGCCAGCGAATTGAAGACCAAGCCCACGCAGCATTCGGTCGGCCTTCTGCGGCAAATTGGTATTCAGCCCGATGTATTGGTTTGCCGAAGTGAACGAGCGCTTTCGCGGGAAGATCGCGAGAAAATGGCGCTGTTTTGCAACGTGCCGATCGAGGCGGTCATCGAGGAGCGGGATAAGGATTTCTCGATTTACGAAGTGCCGCTGAGCCTCAAGGAAAACAAGCTCGACGATTTTATTTGCCGTCGCTTAGGCTTGAGCGCTCCGCCCGCCGAAATTGACGACTGGCGCGATTTGCTGTTTCGGTTGCGCAACCCGGAGCACGAGGTTTCCATTGCCGTCGTGGGCAAATATGCCGAGCACCGTGACGCCTATAAATCGATTTATGAGGCGCTGGATCATGCCGGCATTCATCATCGGACGCAAGTGCGCATACAAAGCATTCAAAGCGAATTGATTGAGCACGAAGGCCCGGAGCGGTTGCTTTCCGGCTTCGACGGCGTGCTGGTGCCCGGCGGATTTGGCGAGCGCGGCATCGAAGGAAAAGTGGAGGCCATTCGCTTTGCCCGCGAGCGCGGCATTCCGTTTTTGGGCATTTGCCTGGGAATGCAGTGCGCGGTCATTGAATTTGGCCGGAATGTGGCGGGGCTGACGGCTGCCCATTCGACCGAGTTCAATAAAGACACGCCGCATCCGGTGATTTGCCTGTTGGACGAGCAGAGAACGATCACCGACAAAGGGGGCACCATGCGGCTGGGCGCCCAGGAAGCACATTTGGATCCGGCCAGCAAATCGCTGCAATGTTACGGTTCGGAAACCATTTCCGAGCGGCACCGGCATCGTTACGAGTTCAACAACGCCTACCGTTCGCAGTTCGAAGCGCACGGCATGCTAGTGGCCGCGACCAGCCCCGACCATTCGCTGGTCGAGATTATCGAACTGCCCGAGCATCCCTGGTTTGTGGCGGTGCAGTTTCATCCGGAATTCAAGAGCAAGCCGACGGAACCGCATCCATTGTTTGCCGGCTTTGTGGGCGCGGCCGTGGAAAAACATGCCACGGGGCAATGGACCACCACGGGGTGA
- a CDS encoding division/cell wall cluster transcriptional repressor MraZ, producing the protein MPAPREFLQGEFTRTLDERFRLSIPQELVDALAAHGSDYVLVKERAGCLSLWPQAGWQERLKSAVDLLQAKMKAGKLEGKLAEVQSLGRMLSTRHKEVQVAGRGRLLIPEGFREFLQVAPGGEVAIVGAAVCVEIWNPVAWRNHLEAQLPGFQQLFDQLTS; encoded by the coding sequence ATGCCTGCTCCGCGAGAATTTTTACAAGGGGAATTTACCCGCACGCTCGACGAGCGGTTTCGGCTATCCATTCCACAGGAATTGGTCGACGCCTTGGCGGCGCACGGATCGGACTATGTGTTGGTCAAGGAACGTGCTGGCTGCCTCAGCCTGTGGCCGCAGGCCGGCTGGCAAGAGCGGCTGAAATCGGCCGTCGATTTGCTGCAAGCCAAAATGAAAGCGGGCAAATTGGAAGGCAAGCTCGCGGAAGTGCAATCGCTTGGACGCATGCTTTCGACGCGGCACAAGGAGGTTCAGGTGGCGGGCCGCGGTCGATTGCTTATTCCCGAAGGCTTTCGCGAATTCTTGCAAGTGGCGCCCGGCGGCGAAGTCGCCATAGTGGGAGCCGCCGTGTGTGTCGAAATTTGGAATCCCGTCGCTTGGCGGAATCATTTAGAAGCTCAGCTGCCAGGCTTCCAGCAATTGTTCGATCAATTGACGAGCTAA
- a CDS encoding excinuclease ABC subunit UvrC yields the protein MANPGRREGFFVENMPNHSPADSELPAETPANAAAGGFDAALAKVRAFPTTPGVYLMKDTAGRVIYVGKAKNLRARAGSYFLKAAAEERRTAELVREIHDIDFLAADSEVDALLVEARLVKDIQPKFNQDLKDDKTFPYLEIYTREDFPRIEFTREPASRGTKLYGPFASAGGLRGAIQVLQKIFKFRTCSLDIDDGDEKWRWFRPCLLASINQCTAPCNLRISKEDYGRDIHRLRMFLEGKKKQLLDEMKSEMQQAAADLRFEKAARLRDEIHLLETLDNRGELDENVQPEVFFIDPKKGLAGLKKVLKLPGTPRTIEGVDIAHLGGDETVASLVQFIDGLPFKPGYRRFRIRGVPGIDDFRSIHEVVARRFAKLHDEAEVFPDLLLIDGGKGQLSAAVAAFTELGIQPPTLISIAKREEELFLPGQDEPLRLSRHSYALRLLQYVRDEAHRFAQHYHHLLRRKSTLGE from the coding sequence GTGGCCAATCCCGGCCGCCGTGAAGGATTTTTTGTGGAAAACATGCCCAACCATTCCCCAGCCGACTCTGAACTTCCGGCCGAGACGCCGGCGAATGCCGCTGCCGGTGGCTTCGATGCCGCGCTGGCCAAAGTTCGGGCGTTTCCCACCACGCCCGGCGTATACCTGATGAAAGATACCGCCGGCCGAGTGATTTATGTCGGCAAGGCGAAAAACTTGCGCGCCCGGGCAGGCAGCTACTTTTTGAAGGCGGCCGCCGAGGAGCGCCGCACGGCGGAATTGGTGCGCGAAATTCACGATATTGATTTTCTTGCCGCCGACAGCGAAGTCGACGCCCTGCTGGTCGAAGCCCGATTAGTGAAGGATATTCAGCCCAAATTCAACCAGGATCTCAAAGACGACAAAACTTTTCCGTACCTGGAAATTTACACTCGGGAAGATTTTCCGCGGATTGAATTCACGCGCGAGCCCGCCAGCCGCGGCACCAAGCTGTATGGACCGTTCGCCAGCGCCGGCGGCTTGCGCGGCGCCATTCAAGTATTGCAAAAGATTTTCAAGTTCCGCACGTGCAGCCTGGATATTGACGATGGCGACGAAAAATGGCGCTGGTTCCGGCCGTGCTTGCTGGCATCCATCAACCAATGCACCGCGCCGTGCAATTTACGGATTTCCAAGGAGGATTACGGCCGCGACATTCACCGCTTGCGGATGTTTTTGGAAGGAAAAAAGAAGCAATTGCTCGACGAAATGAAATCCGAAATGCAACAGGCAGCCGCCGATTTGCGGTTCGAAAAAGCCGCCCGACTGCGAGATGAAATTCATCTGCTGGAAACGCTCGATAATCGCGGCGAGCTGGACGAAAACGTGCAGCCGGAGGTGTTTTTCATCGATCCCAAAAAAGGATTGGCCGGCCTGAAGAAAGTGCTCAAGCTTCCCGGTACGCCGCGGACCATCGAGGGCGTGGACATTGCTCATTTGGGCGGCGACGAAACCGTGGCCAGCTTAGTGCAATTCATCGATGGCTTGCCGTTCAAGCCGGGCTACCGGCGATTTCGCATTCGGGGCGTGCCAGGAATCGACGACTTTCGCAGCATCCACGAAGTGGTGGCCCGCCGGTTTGCCAAGCTGCACGACGAAGCCGAAGTGTTTCCCGATCTGCTGCTCATTGACGGCGGCAAAGGGCAATTGAGCGCGGCGGTGGCCGCATTTACCGAATTGGGAATTCAGCCCCCCACGCTAATATCCATTGCCAAACGGGAAGAAGAGCTCTTTTTGCCAGGTCAGGATGAACCGCTCCGTCTGAGCCGCCATTCGTATGCTTTGCGGCTGTTGCAATATGTGCGCGACGAAGCGCACCGCTTTGCCCAGCATTATCACCATTTGCTACGGCGGAAATCGACGCTGGGTGAGTAA
- a CDS encoding 3-deoxy-manno-octulosonate cytidylyltransferase → MSMAQKKSVAQFGPVGGRKTDPSGAEHALRSRIVIPARLASTRLPRKLLLCETGKPLIQHTYEAAQQSQRAGWVCVAADCEEIAAVVRGFGGEALLTSPDCASGTDRIAEVAQQLSDVDIFVNVQGDEPELSGQAIDLVVALLERHPAVNMATLATPIRSQEKLYDPACVKVVMAELREQGAGDRGELEGRKQKAESRRQKGGGRREEEESASGHSPFLIPHSPIDSKSPPAAYRVLPTAYRALYFSRAAIPHAREWRNELLSAQPPHFFQHLGLYAYRRDFLLQLARWPRTLLERLENLEQLRVLEHGEDILVGLVDEPTIGIDTPADYAAFVQRFRAQSESRR, encoded by the coding sequence ATGTCGATGGCCCAAAAGAAATCGGTGGCGCAATTTGGCCCAGTTGGCGGGCGCAAAACGGACCCCAGCGGCGCGGAACATGCGCTTCGCAGCCGGATTGTGATTCCCGCTCGGTTGGCTTCCACCCGGTTGCCTCGCAAATTGCTGCTTTGCGAAACCGGCAAGCCGTTGATTCAACACACTTATGAGGCGGCACAGCAATCCCAGCGCGCCGGTTGGGTGTGTGTGGCTGCCGATTGTGAAGAAATCGCCGCCGTGGTGCGCGGCTTCGGGGGCGAGGCGCTTTTAACCAGTCCCGATTGCGCCAGCGGCACGGACAGGATTGCGGAAGTGGCGCAGCAGTTGTCCGACGTAGATATTTTCGTGAACGTGCAAGGCGATGAGCCGGAGCTGTCTGGCCAAGCAATCGATTTGGTGGTGGCGTTGTTGGAGCGGCATCCGGCGGTGAACATGGCCACGCTGGCCACGCCGATTCGCAGCCAAGAGAAATTGTACGATCCAGCCTGTGTGAAGGTGGTGATGGCCGAGCTGAGGGAGCAGGGCGCAGGGGACAGGGGAGAGCTGGAAGGCAGAAAGCAGAAGGCAGAAAGCAGAAGGCAGAAGGGAGGAGGAAGAAGGGAGGAGGAAGAAAGCGCCAGTGGGCATTCCCCATTCCTCATTCCCCATTCCCCAATCGACTCAAAATCGCCGCCTGCTGCCTACCGCGTACTGCCTACCGCCTACCGTGCCCTGTATTTCAGCCGTGCGGCAATTCCCCATGCCCGGGAATGGCGGAACGAACTGCTTTCGGCCCAACCGCCGCATTTCTTCCAGCATTTGGGGCTGTACGCCTATCGCCGCGATTTTCTTCTGCAACTGGCCCGCTGGCCGCGCACTCTGCTGGAGCGGCTGGAAAATCTGGAGCAACTACGTGTCCTGGAACATGGAGAGGATATTCTTGTGGGCCTTGTCGACGAACCGACGATCGGCATCGACACGCCCGCCGATTATGCCGCTTTCGTCCAGCGATTTCGGGCTCAGTCGGAAAGCCGCCGGTAA
- a CDS encoding ABC transporter ATP-binding protein: protein MHKNSAETSANQSFAAPLLPTGENPPNSSRLRFEQYRQKVKQKDLPTGGIHSSGNSRNAKDRVRSAAKLAWHFLRLLIPYRLQTFWILTSAAVATLIGLLPPAGTKFIIDYGLNHKPVPERWLKWFPSLSDPKQLLLMTVLAVSLISLVKIVIQVWGRWYATKISKQIQLNLRRRVFEHAVRLPLHRVQEIRSGGVASILREDGGAVGELMFGMLFNPWQAIIQLAGSLAILAWVDWTLLLGAIVLLPTVFITHRAWINNIRPQFRVIRKQREQIDASATESFAGMRIVRAFSRQKREAARFTTENNLMARQELYAWWWMRAVETVWAVLIPIASAGLLFYGGLRVLDGHMTVGDLMMFLVYLLMLLEPLATLAQSATQFQNSLSGLDRVLDLLGESREMPSTPDSLKADHHLIVGQIALEHVSFTYPGSDHPALTDVSLSVPAGKTVALVGPSGAGKTTLSNLVARFYDPQSGRVTLDGRDLRDYEVESFRSLLGIVEQDVFLFDGTIAQNIAYARRDATADEIRTAADAANASEFIDRMTDGLQTLIGERGVRLSGGQRQRLAIARAILADPKLLILDEATSNLDTDSERLIQQSLTSLMRGRTSFVIAHRLSTISRADLIVVIENGRISQTGTHAELMSKGGKYRAMVEQQIHMTLGNITTESVTDCFSNREPLVVH, encoded by the coding sequence ATGCACAAAAACTCGGCAGAAACATCGGCTAATCAATCCTTTGCCGCGCCATTGCTGCCAACCGGCGAAAATCCGCCAAATTCCAGTCGCTTACGATTTGAACAATATCGTCAGAAAGTCAAGCAAAAGGATCTGCCAACAGGTGGAATTCATTCGTCCGGCAATTCCCGCAACGCAAAAGATCGAGTGCGTTCGGCCGCTAAACTTGCCTGGCACTTCCTTCGATTGCTAATCCCTTATCGCCTACAAACATTTTGGATTCTTACGTCAGCGGCGGTTGCAACCCTGATTGGACTGCTGCCGCCAGCGGGAACAAAGTTCATCATCGATTATGGCTTGAATCACAAACCGGTGCCTGAACGTTGGCTGAAATGGTTTCCATCGCTTTCCGATCCGAAACAGCTATTGCTGATGACGGTGTTGGCGGTTTCGTTGATCTCGCTGGTTAAGATTGTGATTCAGGTTTGGGGGCGCTGGTATGCGACCAAAATTTCCAAGCAAATTCAGTTGAACCTTCGCCGTCGGGTGTTTGAACATGCCGTACGATTGCCGCTGCATCGTGTTCAAGAAATTCGTTCCGGTGGAGTGGCCTCGATCCTGCGGGAAGACGGCGGCGCGGTGGGCGAGTTAATGTTCGGCATGCTGTTCAATCCTTGGCAGGCCATCATTCAACTTGCTGGCAGCCTTGCGATATTAGCTTGGGTCGATTGGACGCTGCTTTTGGGCGCCATCGTGCTGCTGCCGACGGTGTTCATCACTCATCGCGCATGGATCAACAACATTCGGCCTCAATTCCGTGTGATTCGCAAGCAGCGAGAGCAGATTGACGCCAGTGCTACCGAATCTTTTGCCGGCATGCGAATCGTGCGCGCCTTCAGCCGGCAAAAACGCGAGGCGGCTCGGTTCACGACCGAAAATAATCTGATGGCTCGCCAGGAACTGTACGCATGGTGGTGGATGCGGGCGGTCGAAACGGTCTGGGCGGTCTTGATTCCTATCGCTAGCGCCGGGCTGCTTTTCTACGGCGGATTGCGCGTGCTCGATGGTCACATGACGGTGGGCGATCTGATGATGTTTTTGGTTTATTTATTGATGCTGCTGGAACCGCTTGCCACGCTGGCACAGAGTGCGACGCAATTTCAAAACAGCCTTAGCGGATTGGATCGGGTGCTCGATCTGTTGGGGGAATCTCGCGAGATGCCGTCGACGCCCGATTCATTGAAAGCCGATCATCATTTGATTGTCGGGCAAATTGCACTTGAGCATGTGTCATTTACATACCCCGGCTCCGACCATCCGGCCCTGACTGACGTCAGCCTTTCGGTGCCGGCGGGCAAGACGGTCGCATTGGTCGGCCCCAGCGGCGCCGGAAAAACGACGCTCAGCAATTTAGTGGCTCGCTTTTATGATCCACAGTCCGGTCGCGTGACCCTGGATGGGCGAGATTTGCGCGACTATGAAGTTGAATCGTTCCGCTCGTTGCTTGGAATTGTTGAGCAAGATGTATTTCTGTTCGACGGAACGATTGCTCAGAACATTGCCTATGCGCGACGCGATGCAACTGCTGACGAAATCCGCACGGCTGCCGATGCCGCCAATGCTTCGGAGTTCATCGATCGCATGACCGACGGATTGCAAACATTGATTGGCGAGCGGGGCGTGCGACTTAGCGGCGGCCAACGGCAGCGACTAGCCATTGCCCGCGCAATCCTGGCGGACCCCAAACTACTGATTCTCGATGAAGCGACCAGCAATTTGGATACGGACAGCGAGCGACTTATTCAGCAAAGCCTAACAAGTCTGATGCGCGGCCGAACCAGTTTCGTGATCGCCCATCGATTGAGCACCATCTCGCGTGCGGACTTGATCGTCGTTATTGAAAACGGCCGTATCAGCCAAACTGGAACTCATGCGGAACTGATGTCCAAAGGCGGCAAGTATCGCGCCATGGTGGAGCAGCAAATCCACATGACGCTTGGGAATATCACTACCGAATCGGTGACCGACTGTTTCTCCAACCGTGAACCGCTTGTGGTACATTGA
- a CDS encoding DUF1844 domain-containing protein: MSNDSDKSKIIIDEDWKTQVQAEKEAAKSGHAPENMPATASSAPIASGSAENQSSIESNSPELPDFDLPPASLVFLCTTLATQAMIALGQVPNPISGKTEPRLKQAKHYIDTLGMLEEKTAGNRTADESALFDDLLHQLRMAYVTMQSEPANKS, from the coding sequence ATGAGCAACGATTCCGACAAGTCAAAAATTATTATCGACGAAGATTGGAAAACGCAGGTTCAGGCGGAAAAGGAAGCTGCCAAATCGGGACATGCCCCTGAGAATATGCCGGCGACAGCTTCGAGCGCTCCCATAGCCTCGGGCTCCGCCGAGAATCAATCTTCAATCGAATCGAATTCGCCCGAACTGCCGGACTTCGATTTGCCCCCCGCTTCGCTTGTTTTTTTGTGCACCACGCTGGCTACCCAAGCCATGATTGCACTGGGGCAAGTGCCCAACCCGATTTCGGGCAAAACCGAGCCACGCTTGAAACAAGCCAAGCACTACATCGACACGCTGGGCATGCTGGAAGAAAAAACCGCCGGCAACCGCACCGCCGACGAATCGGCATTATTTGATGATTTGTTGCACCAACTGCGAATGGCGTACGTGACGATGCAGAGCGAACCGGCCAACAAATCGTAG